The Chroogloeocystis siderophila 5.2 s.c.1 genome includes a region encoding these proteins:
- a CDS encoding phosphoribosyltransferase: MSDFPLFRDRIDAGEQLAQTISFVLTQPPLSTIDAQPIVYALPRGGIPVGLPVAQLLHCPLSILVAKKISHPKNPELAIGAVTADGNVLWAEETPFYIPHSRQGKAALAEAMAKAQAQLAQLTPACPEVSAEGAIAIIVDDGIATGMTIAVAAQALKAQNPAAILLCAPVAPHGLIPWLEQWGDRVIVLETPQSFMSVSRFYAEFPQVETEEALAYLQQHKEEVRGEG; the protein is encoded by the coding sequence ATGTCAGATTTTCCTCTTTTTCGCGATCGCATTGATGCCGGCGAACAGTTGGCGCAAACTATTTCATTTGTTTTAACTCAGCCACCATTATCAACCATCGATGCACAACCAATTGTCTATGCACTACCACGCGGAGGTATACCTGTAGGTTTGCCAGTCGCACAATTATTACATTGCCCTTTAAGTATCTTAGTTGCTAAAAAAATTAGCCATCCTAAGAATCCCGAGTTGGCGATTGGTGCTGTTACTGCGGATGGTAACGTGCTGTGGGCTGAGGAAACGCCATTTTACATTCCTCACTCGCGTCAAGGAAAAGCCGCTTTAGCAGAAGCGATGGCAAAAGCACAAGCACAACTTGCCCAACTTACACCTGCCTGTCCAGAAGTGAGCGCTGAAGGTGCGATCGCAATTATTGTAGATGATGGTATTGCGACAGGAATGACGATCGCTGTCGCCGCGCAAGCTTTAAAAGCTCAAAATCCTGCTGCAATATTATTATGTGCGCCAGTCGCACCACACGGATTGATTCCTTGGCTGGAACAGTGGGGCGATCGCGTCATTGTGTTGGAAACACCGCAATCATTCATGAGTGTCAGTCGCTTCTACGCCGAATTTCCCCAAGTTGAAACCGAAGAAGCTTTGGCTTATTTACAGCAACATAAAGAAGAGGTGAGGGGTGAGGGGTGA
- a CDS encoding class I SAM-dependent methyltransferase: MPRVLEPEVMDSWEEAVEYDAMDFTEVNTAFAKSVIELGPHFPAKVLDVGTGTARIPILIAAKCPQWRIWGIDLAQNMLQLGLQHVKNAGLEQQIFLETADAKKMPYSDGKFQMVISNSLVHHLPDPLRFFHEIARVLQPQGAIFIRDLIRPVDVETMDALVASIGAEYDERQKKLFRDSLHAALTLDEVRDLIEQANLSDVKVYQSSDRHWTAARAWQD; encoded by the coding sequence CTGCCACGAGTTTTAGAACCAGAAGTGATGGATAGCTGGGAAGAGGCGGTAGAATACGATGCAATGGACTTTACAGAAGTTAATACTGCCTTTGCTAAAAGTGTGATTGAGTTAGGACCTCATTTTCCGGCGAAAGTGTTGGATGTTGGTACAGGGACAGCCAGAATTCCGATATTAATCGCTGCAAAGTGTCCGCAATGGCGGATTTGGGGAATTGATTTAGCTCAAAATATGTTGCAGCTTGGCTTGCAGCACGTCAAAAACGCTGGCTTAGAACAACAGATTTTTCTCGAAACTGCTGATGCTAAAAAAATGCCTTATTCTGATGGAAAATTTCAGATGGTGATTTCTAATAGCTTAGTCCACCACTTGCCCGATCCTCTACGCTTTTTCCATGAAATAGCACGCGTACTACAACCACAAGGCGCTATATTTATTCGAGACTTGATTCGCCCTGTGGATGTCGAAACAATGGATGCCTTGGTTGCAAGCATTGGTGCAGAATACGACGAACGACAAAAGAAATTATTTCGCGACTCGCTTCATGCTGCGCTTACTTTAGATGAGGTTCGTGATTTAATAGAGCAAGCCAATTTGAGCGATGTAAAAGTTTATCAATCTTCGGATCGACACTGGACAGCAGCAAGAGCGTGGCAAGATTAA
- a CDS encoding quinone-dependent dihydroorotate dehydrogenase, with product MARLNLNSKHEWDLYKLVIRPVLFTGLKTDPEWLYQRTISALSWLENSPHHPVTTSTQNLLKKSLCLSDERLAQKLWGIDFPNPVGLAAGFDKDGVAASVWSNFGFGFAEVGTVTFHAQPGNPRPRLFRLPQDHAALNRMGFNNSGAAMMAKRLQNASHLIPIGVNLGKSKITPLEAAASDYRESFRLLKDLGDYFVVNVSSPNTPGLRSLQNTTELSSILDALQQENQAAKPICVKIAPDLEWEEIAAIVEIAQRYKLAGMIATNTTISRDRITTKILTQTGKPILEEAGGISGLPVRDRATEIIRFIYQQTQGQLPIIGVGGIFTAQDAWEKIIAGASLIQVYTGWIYEGPWMVRRILQGLLLKLEEHKLNSIVDAVGLQSTKNL from the coding sequence GTGGCAAGATTAAACTTGAATTCAAAACACGAGTGGGATCTCTACAAACTCGTCATTCGCCCTGTCTTATTTACTGGATTAAAAACTGACCCAGAATGGTTGTATCAAAGAACAATTAGCGCGCTTAGCTGGCTAGAAAATTCGCCACATCATCCAGTTACAACATCAACGCAAAATTTATTAAAAAAATCATTATGTTTGAGTGATGAACGCTTAGCACAAAAACTGTGGGGAATTGATTTTCCCAATCCCGTCGGTTTAGCCGCAGGATTTGATAAAGATGGTGTGGCGGCGAGTGTTTGGTCAAATTTTGGGTTTGGCTTTGCGGAAGTTGGTACAGTCACGTTTCACGCGCAACCAGGAAACCCCCGCCCGCGATTATTTCGTTTACCACAAGATCACGCAGCTTTAAACCGCATGGGATTTAACAATTCTGGCGCAGCAATGATGGCGAAACGATTGCAAAACGCCTCTCATTTGATACCAATTGGAGTGAATTTAGGAAAATCAAAGATTACTCCACTAGAAGCCGCAGCTTCTGACTATCGAGAAAGTTTTCGATTACTTAAAGATTTGGGAGATTATTTTGTTGTCAATGTATCTTCCCCAAATACCCCAGGGTTACGATCGCTGCAAAATACCACAGAACTCAGTTCAATTCTGGATGCATTACAACAAGAAAATCAAGCTGCTAAGCCGATTTGCGTCAAAATCGCCCCCGATCTTGAATGGGAAGAAATCGCGGCGATCGTTGAAATAGCCCAAAGGTACAAACTTGCGGGAATGATTGCGACAAATACGACAATCAGTCGCGATCGCATCACTACAAAAATCTTGACACAAACGGGAAAACCGATTCTCGAAGAAGCTGGTGGAATCAGTGGTTTACCAGTACGCGATCGCGCTACTGAAATTATTCGGTTTATTTACCAACAAACACAAGGTCAACTTCCGATCATAGGCGTTGGCGGGATCTTTACTGCGCAAGATGCCTGGGAGAAAATTATTGCAGGTGCAAGTCTCATACAAGTTTACACGGGTTGGATTTATGAAGGACCATGGATGGTACGCCGGATTTTACAAGGGTTGCTGCTTAAATTAGAAGAACACAAACTCAATTCAATTGTCGATGCGGTAGGATTACAGTCAACCAAGAACTTATGA
- the ureE gene encoding urease accessory protein UreE — MIALTQRQPPNTDIPVDFTLALTAEERTRSRYRLETQDEIVFLRLPRGTVLRNGDLLQAEDASVVVRVIAKPEPVLVVTATPVLLLKAAYHLGNRHVPVEVTQDYLRLSPDPVLRTMLEQLGMQVHEAVLPFQPEIGAYGHHH, encoded by the coding sequence ATGATTGCACTTACGCAACGTCAGCCACCGAATACTGATATTCCCGTAGATTTTACTCTGGCACTAACTGCGGAAGAACGCACTCGAAGTCGCTATCGTCTTGAAACTCAAGATGAAATTGTTTTTTTACGCTTACCTAGAGGTACGGTACTGCGTAATGGTGACTTACTGCAAGCTGAAGATGCAAGTGTTGTGGTGCGGGTAATAGCTAAACCAGAACCTGTGCTTGTGGTGACGGCAACTCCAGTATTATTACTGAAGGCTGCATATCATTTAGGGAATCGTCATGTACCCGTAGAAGTTACCCAAGACTATTTGCGGCTGTCGCCCGACCCAGTTTTACGCACGATGCTAGAACAACTCGGAATGCAAGTACACGAAGCGGTGCTACCGTTTCAGCCAGAAATTGGCGCGTATGGACATCATCATTAG
- a CDS encoding urease accessory protein UreF: MMTNDHILYLLQLASPALPVGAYSYSEGIEALVDIGTISNAQSLQHWLEQELRYGAIRLETAVMVRAYHAVQKKDSEALSYWNSWLSAARETEELRLSSWQMGRSLVKLLLQLQPQVWPLVETLEPCNYAIAFGMAAASWEIEPLLSVVLGYLHTWTTNLVTAGVKLIPLGQTAGQQLILNLFPNLMNAATAILALSDDDLCSCSWGLSLASMAHEIQYTRLFRS, encoded by the coding sequence TTGATGACAAATGACCATATATTGTATCTTTTGCAACTTGCAAGTCCAGCATTACCTGTAGGTGCGTATAGTTATTCGGAGGGAATCGAAGCACTTGTAGATATAGGTACGATTAGCAATGCACAAAGCTTACAACATTGGTTAGAACAAGAACTGCGTTATGGTGCCATTCGCCTAGAAACTGCTGTGATGGTACGCGCTTATCATGCAGTACAAAAGAAAGATAGCGAAGCTTTAAGTTATTGGAATTCTTGGCTATCAGCGGCGCGGGAAACTGAGGAATTACGTTTATCAAGTTGGCAAATGGGGCGATCGCTCGTTAAACTGCTCTTACAATTACAACCGCAGGTATGGCCTTTAGTTGAAACGCTAGAACCTTGTAATTATGCGATCGCGTTTGGGATGGCGGCGGCTTCTTGGGAAATAGAACCTTTGTTATCGGTTGTTTTAGGATATTTACACACTTGGACAACGAATCTTGTGACTGCTGGGGTGAAGTTGATTCCGCTAGGACAAACAGCAGGACAACAACTCATCTTAAATTTATTTCCCAATCTCATGAATGCTGCAACAGCGATTCTTGCTTTGAGTGACGATGACTTGTGTAGTTGCAGTTGGGGATTATCGCTGGCGAGCATGGCGCACGAAATCCAGTATACAAGATTATTTCGTAGTTAG
- the ureG gene encoding urease accessory protein UreG → MSAFRVGVAGPVGSGKTALVDALCKAMRQQYHLAVVTNDIYTQEDAQYLVRSQALTSDRILGVETGGCPHTAIREDASMNLAAIEHLEQRFDDLDLVFLESGGDNLAATFSPELVDLTIYVIDVAAGDKIPRKGGPGITKSDLLVINKIDLAPFVGADLNVMERDAKRMRGDKPFVFTNLKTHEGLVTVINFVRMNCEEC, encoded by the coding sequence ATGAGTGCGTTTCGAGTAGGTGTCGCGGGACCTGTCGGATCGGGAAAAACGGCGTTAGTTGATGCGTTGTGTAAAGCGATGCGTCAACAGTATCATCTTGCAGTAGTGACAAATGATATCTATACGCAGGAGGATGCACAATATTTAGTACGTTCGCAAGCATTAACAAGCGATCGCATTTTAGGTGTGGAAACTGGCGGATGTCCCCATACCGCAATTCGCGAAGATGCTTCGATGAATTTAGCCGCGATTGAACACCTCGAACAGCGATTTGACGATCTTGATCTCGTTTTTCTCGAAAGTGGGGGCGATAATTTAGCGGCGACGTTTAGCCCCGAATTAGTAGATTTAACAATTTATGTTATTGATGTTGCTGCTGGCGATAAAATTCCGCGCAAAGGTGGGCCAGGAATTACTAAGTCAGATTTATTAGTAATTAATAAAATCGATTTAGCACCTTTTGTCGGTGCAGATCTTAATGTCATGGAACGCGATGCTAAGCGAATGCGAGGCGATAAACCTTTTGTTTTTACTAACTTAAAAACTCACGAGGGACTCGTAACAGTTATTAATTTTGTGCGAATGAATTGTGAGGAATGTTGA
- a CDS encoding response regulator, with product MLNNFKIGTKIGASFALALTMLSTIGIVSYRNTVQLIDTSHRENHSYRVITKLQNLSSRIKDAETGQRGYILTGNTRYLEPYNAAIAVVEQNLNDLRQLTSDNPSQQNRITTLEPLVNRRIALIQQTLTLQNTQGFEAARQIILTHEGKDLMDRIRAILADIEVEERELLQQRSQLAQAATQQTIYTILWGIPLAFGTLILIAYFLSKNISQPLAEVSAVATKLAAGDLFVSVPEQNRQDEVGVLTRTFNQMIASLRTTTLKNNEQAWLKSNLAKFALMLQGQRDIEKVAESVLLEIVPLVNAQQGVFYVMDTSDEKPFLRLLSSYAHREQIPQKFQLGEGLIGQCALTQQKIILTEVPSHYLRIRSGLGEATPQAIIFLPIVFNSQVSAVIELASLHRLSELQVTFLEQASDNLAIVLNTIASDARTQKLLQQAQALTIELQAQQEELRNSNYRLEQQQEELQQTNEELQQLNEELEEKAELLAARNQEVEQKNEEVDRARQSLEEKAAELERISQYKSQFLATMSHELRTPLNSLLILAKLLADNSAGNLTEKQVEYSRTIYASGKDLLGLINDILDLAKIESGTMSVDINPLTLTDLRVNIERTFQQVAQDKGLEFTVEFARDRLPDVIYTDGKRLQQVLKNLLANAFKFTEQGKVSLKIDVATEGWNPKQESLNRADAVLAFAVEDTGIGIAQDKHELIFAAFQQADGTTNRKYGGTGLGLSISREIARLLGGDIQLVSRLGEGSTFTLYLPLNDTGNKIQRSKVREKQEDKQDRKISHPSPLTPRPSLQDDRNEIQQGDRTLLIVEDDLNFARVLLDMAQEHGFKVLLTQNANDGLLLAQQFQPNGIMVDINLPDLDSSALLERLQHHPKTQSIPVHTIAGREHFTYSLSPGAIAYVQKPVNSEALAKVLADIKEIAAHQVKNLLVIEDNATQRQNIAELMQNKDVEVMAVGTGAEALIALQQHHFDCLILDLGLPDMSGFELIQAIKQQYSSELPIIIYTGIEITRQEETELKRIAQAIVIKDHPQGSDLQLGVSLERLLDETALFLHRVQAALPAPKPHEPPTQRDNLLTGKHVLIVDDDVRNIFALTSVLERYQMQVFFAENGKEAITLLEQTPNIDIVLMDVMMPEMNGYETMQAIRAQQQFQSLPIIALTAKAMVGDREKCIAAGASDYITKPVDIEQLLSLMRVWLYQ from the coding sequence ATGTTGAATAATTTTAAAATAGGGACAAAAATTGGTGCGAGTTTTGCTTTGGCATTAACAATGCTAAGCACAATTGGCATAGTTTCTTATCGCAATACAGTACAGCTGATCGACACGTCACATAGAGAAAATCATAGTTACCGAGTTATTACAAAGTTACAAAATCTCAGTTCAAGAATTAAAGATGCCGAAACTGGACAAAGAGGCTATATCCTGACAGGAAATACACGTTATCTTGAGCCTTATAATGCAGCAATTGCGGTTGTAGAACAAAACCTTAACGATCTGCGACAACTTACATCAGATAATCCCAGCCAACAAAACAGAATTACTACTTTAGAACCGTTAGTTAATCGCAGAATAGCACTGATCCAACAAACACTAACCCTACAAAACACGCAAGGTTTTGAAGCCGCACGGCAAATTATCCTGACGCATGAGGGTAAAGATTTGATGGATCGCATTCGTGCAATCTTAGCTGATATAGAAGTAGAAGAACGCGAATTATTACAACAGCGATCGCAACTTGCTCAAGCCGCAACGCAACAAACAATTTACACTATCCTCTGGGGAATTCCCCTAGCTTTTGGCACATTAATTTTAATTGCTTATTTTCTCAGTAAAAATATCTCACAACCTCTAGCCGAAGTTTCGGCGGTGGCGACAAAACTAGCTGCAGGAGATCTGTTTGTTAGCGTCCCCGAACAAAATCGTCAAGATGAAGTCGGTGTCTTGACTCGTACTTTTAATCAGATGATTGCGAGTTTACGCACAACAACATTAAAAAACAACGAGCAGGCATGGCTCAAGTCAAACTTAGCAAAATTTGCACTCATGCTTCAAGGTCAAAGAGATATCGAGAAAGTTGCTGAATCTGTTTTATTAGAAATAGTTCCATTGGTAAATGCCCAACAAGGTGTTTTTTATGTAATGGATACTAGCGATGAAAAACCATTCCTGAGACTTTTAAGCAGCTACGCACATCGAGAACAAATACCACAAAAATTTCAATTAGGTGAAGGTTTAATCGGACAATGTGCCTTAACGCAGCAAAAAATTATACTAACTGAAGTACCAAGTCATTACCTGCGAATTCGTTCAGGTTTAGGCGAAGCAACACCGCAAGCGATTATTTTTTTACCAATAGTATTTAATTCTCAAGTCAGCGCCGTTATTGAACTTGCATCGTTACACCGCTTAAGCGAACTGCAAGTAACATTTCTAGAGCAAGCAAGTGATAACCTAGCAATTGTCCTCAATACGATCGCCTCTGACGCGCGCACGCAAAAACTACTACAGCAAGCACAGGCTTTAACAATCGAACTTCAAGCGCAGCAAGAAGAACTGCGAAACAGCAATTACCGCCTCGAACAGCAGCAAGAAGAGTTACAGCAGACAAACGAAGAATTGCAGCAACTCAACGAAGAACTTGAAGAAAAAGCTGAATTGCTAGCGGCGCGAAATCAAGAAGTAGAACAAAAAAATGAAGAAGTTGATCGCGCCAGACAGTCTTTAGAGGAAAAAGCTGCTGAATTAGAGCGAATTTCGCAATATAAATCGCAGTTTCTCGCGACCATGTCCCATGAACTCAGGACACCGCTCAACAGTTTATTAATTTTAGCGAAATTACTTGCGGATAATAGTGCGGGCAACTTAACCGAAAAACAAGTAGAATACAGCCGCACAATTTATGCTTCAGGAAAAGACTTACTCGGACTCATTAACGACATTCTCGATCTTGCCAAAATTGAATCGGGAACGATGTCCGTTGATATCAATCCGCTGACGTTAACCGATTTGCGTGTCAATATTGAGCGGACATTCCAGCAAGTGGCGCAAGACAAAGGGCTAGAGTTTACTGTCGAGTTTGCTCGCGATCGCTTACCTGATGTTATCTATACCGATGGTAAACGCTTACAACAAGTTTTAAAAAATCTGTTGGCGAATGCTTTTAAATTTACCGAACAAGGAAAGGTTAGCTTAAAGATTGATGTCGCGACTGAAGGATGGAACCCTAAGCAAGAATCGTTGAATCGTGCGGATGCTGTGTTAGCTTTCGCAGTAGAAGATACCGGAATTGGTATTGCACAAGATAAGCACGAATTAATTTTTGCAGCGTTTCAACAAGCAGATGGTACAACAAATCGGAAATACGGCGGTACTGGCTTAGGTTTATCAATTAGCCGCGAAATTGCTCGACTTTTAGGCGGAGATATTCAGCTTGTCAGTCGTTTAGGCGAAGGTAGTACGTTTACGCTCTATTTACCACTTAATGATACAGGAAACAAAATTCAGAGATCAAAGGTGAGGGAAAAACAAGAAGACAAACAAGATAGAAAAATCTCTCATCCCTCGCCCCTCACTCCTCGCCCCTCCCTTCAAGACGATCGCAACGAAATTCAACAAGGCGATCGCACGCTGTTAATTGTTGAAGACGATCTTAACTTTGCTCGCGTCTTACTCGATATGGCACAAGAACACGGGTTTAAAGTTCTCTTAACCCAAAATGCCAATGATGGACTTCTGCTAGCCCAGCAGTTTCAACCAAATGGCATTATGGTTGATATCAACTTACCCGATCTCGATAGTAGTGCCTTACTAGAGCGTCTACAGCATCATCCCAAAACACAAAGCATTCCAGTACATACAATTGCGGGACGCGAACATTTTACTTACAGTTTATCTCCTGGGGCGATCGCTTACGTACAAAAGCCTGTTAATAGTGAAGCTTTAGCCAAAGTTCTCGCTGATATCAAAGAAATCGCCGCACATCAAGTCAAAAATCTCCTTGTCATCGAAGATAACGCCACGCAGCGTCAAAATATTGCCGAGTTGATGCAAAACAAAGATGTTGAGGTGATGGCTGTGGGTACGGGTGCAGAAGCCTTAATCGCACTGCAACAGCATCATTTTGATTGCCTCATCCTCGATTTAGGGCTACCCGATATGAGTGGATTTGAACTCATCCAAGCGATTAAACAGCAGTATAGCAGCGAATTACCAATAATCATCTATACGGGTATCGAAATCACACGCCAAGAAGAAACCGAACTCAAACGTATTGCACAAGCGATTGTCATTAAGGATCACCCGCAAGGAAGCGATTTGCAACTCGGTGTCTCCCTCGAACGGTTATTAGATGAAACTGCGTTATTTTTGCACCGCGTACAAGCTGCTTTACCTGCACCTAAGCCTCACGAACCACCAACACAGCGCGATAATTTATTGACAGGAAAGCACGTTTTGATTGTTGATGACGATGTACGCAATATTTTTGCACTCACAAGCGTGTTAGAGCGCTATCAAATGCAAGTTTTCTTCGCAGAAAATGGCAAAGAAGCAATTACTCTATTAGAACAAACTCCCAACATTGATATTGTCCTGATGGATGTAATGATGCCAGAAATGAACGGTTATGAGACAATGCAAGCAATTCGCGCTCAACAACAGTTTCAATCTCTACCAATCATTGCACTGACAGCGAAAGCGATGGTAGGCGATCGCGAAAAATGCATCGCTGCGGGTGCGTCAGATTATATTACTAAGCCAGTTGATATCGAGCAACTGCTATCACTCATGCGTGTTTGGTTGTATCAATAA
- a CDS encoding CheR family methyltransferase: MNELEDIEIQLLLEGIFRYYGFDFRRYAPVAIKRRIQNILYLEKLANVSALQEKVLHDRTFVERFLGYMTVNVTAMFRDPRFYLTFRNKVIPLLKTYPFIRIWCAGCSTGEEVYSLAILLYEEEIYHRCRIYATDINETVLRTAKAGIFPLRLMQEYTQYYLQAGGKQSFSEYYTAAYDRAIFRAFLKENIVFSQHNLVCDRSFNEFNAILCRNVLIYFNQSLQQQVHKLFYESLCLLGILGLGNQESLSLSQQERYYKQLAGRERLYQKIN; encoded by the coding sequence ATGAACGAACTCGAAGATATTGAAATTCAGCTATTGCTAGAAGGCATATTTCGCTATTACGGTTTTGATTTTCGCCGTTACGCCCCTGTTGCTATCAAGCGCCGCATTCAGAATATTTTATATTTAGAGAAGTTAGCTAATGTCTCAGCACTACAAGAAAAAGTTTTGCACGATCGCACTTTTGTTGAGCGATTTCTTGGCTACATGACAGTCAATGTTACTGCAATGTTTCGAGATCCCAGGTTTTATCTCACCTTCCGAAACAAAGTCATACCTTTGCTCAAAACTTATCCGTTTATCCGCATTTGGTGCGCGGGGTGTTCAACAGGTGAGGAAGTATATTCGTTAGCAATTTTATTGTATGAAGAAGAAATATATCATCGTTGTCGCATCTACGCAACAGATATTAATGAGACGGTATTAAGAACTGCCAAAGCCGGAATTTTTCCTTTGCGACTAATGCAAGAATATACTCAATACTATTTACAAGCAGGAGGTAAACAATCATTTTCCGAGTATTATACCGCAGCTTATGATCGTGCGATTTTTCGCGCATTTCTCAAAGAAAATATCGTTTTTTCGCAACACAATCTTGTCTGCGATCGCTCGTTCAATGAATTTAATGCAATTTTGTGCCGCAATGTCCTTATTTACTTTAATCAATCGCTACAGCAGCAAGTCCACAAGCTTTTTTATGAAAGTTTGTGCTTGTTAGGCATTTTAGGGTTGGGAAACCAAGAATCGCTGTCTTTGAGCCAGCAAGAAAGATACTATAAACAATTAGCAGGACGCGAGCGACTTTATCAGAAAATCAATTAG
- a CDS encoding ATP-binding protein, producing the protein MPSEPKVNILMVDDHPENLLALEAILEGLGQNLVKAHSGMEALRCLLNQDFAVILLDVQMPDMDGFETAALIRQRARSHSTPIIFLTAFSTSDTLQIRGYSLGAVDYLFKPIQPEILTSKVSVFVELYQKTAQIERQAAELKKSEERFRRLSANSPVGIFLIDTSGQCTYMNSRCQVICGCTIEQITENWWQIIHLEERDRIFNEWSACFRSGQEYSNEFRIQAQDTLRWVHLRSSPMLCDKGEVIGYVGTLEDISDRKQAEAERSKLIYEQAARAEAEAANRMKDEFLAVLSHELRTPLNSILGWARLLRTRKFDEKTIAKALETIERNAKSQAQLIEDILDISRIIQGKLRLHLCPVNLIPIIEAAINAVRPAAEAKAIQLETYFDANANLVCADPERLQQVIWNLLTNAIKFTPEGGIVAVRLETIDAAYTQIHVQDTGIGISPEFLPYVFDTFRQGDSTTTRSHGGLGLGLGIVRHLVELHHGTVAVDSAGEGQGTTFTVTLPVLEKVPGAALESLPSLS; encoded by the coding sequence ATGCCGTCAGAACCGAAAGTCAATATTCTTATGGTAGATGACCATCCAGAGAATCTCTTGGCGCTGGAGGCGATTTTAGAGGGCTTGGGGCAAAACCTCGTGAAAGCGCATTCGGGGATGGAAGCACTGCGTTGCTTATTAAATCAAGATTTTGCCGTTATTTTGCTCGATGTGCAAATGCCTGATATGGACGGGTTTGAAACCGCTGCACTCATTCGTCAACGGGCGCGATCGCACTCGACACCAATTATTTTTCTGACAGCTTTTAGCACGAGCGATACGCTACAAATCCGAGGTTATTCGCTAGGGGCAGTCGATTATTTATTTAAACCAATTCAACCAGAAATCTTAACCTCCAAAGTTTCAGTTTTTGTTGAACTGTATCAAAAAACTGCGCAAATTGAAAGACAAGCAGCTGAACTCAAAAAAAGTGAAGAACGCTTTCGGCGCTTAAGTGCAAATTCGCCTGTAGGAATTTTTTTAATTGATACTTCAGGACAATGCACGTACATGAACTCGCGGTGTCAAGTAATTTGTGGGTGTACTATCGAGCAAATTACCGAAAATTGGTGGCAAATTATTCATCTTGAAGAACGCGATCGCATTTTTAATGAATGGTCGGCGTGTTTTCGTAGCGGACAAGAATACTCAAACGAGTTTCGCATCCAAGCACAAGATACGCTGCGTTGGGTACATTTGCGATCATCGCCGATGCTATGTGACAAAGGCGAAGTCATAGGTTATGTCGGGACTTTAGAAGACATTAGCGATCGCAAGCAAGCAGAAGCAGAACGCAGTAAACTCATTTACGAGCAAGCCGCACGCGCCGAAGCTGAAGCTGCGAACCGGATGAAGGATGAGTTTCTCGCAGTTCTATCCCACGAACTGCGTACCCCTCTAAACTCGATTCTCGGCTGGGCGAGGCTTTTACGTACGCGCAAGTTTGACGAAAAAACGATTGCTAAAGCCCTCGAAACAATCGAACGCAACGCTAAATCGCAAGCTCAACTCATCGAGGACATCCTCGATATTTCACGGATTATTCAAGGTAAACTGCGGTTACACCTTTGTCCAGTCAACTTGATACCCATCATCGAAGCTGCAATCAACGCAGTACGCCCAGCGGCTGAGGCGAAAGCGATTCAACTCGAAACGTATTTTGACGCAAACGCCAATCTTGTCTGTGCCGATCCTGAACGTTTACAACAAGTCATTTGGAATTTACTTACAAATGCAATAAAGTTTACTCCTGAAGGCGGTATCGTAGCAGTACGTCTAGAAACGATTGATGCAGCGTATACGCAAATTCACGTGCAAGATACTGGTATTGGTATTAGTCCCGAATTTCTTCCGTATGTATTCGACACTTTTCGCCAAGGCGACAGCACTACAACGCGTAGCCACGGCGGATTAGGTTTAGGATTGGGTATTGTCCGCCACTTAGTGGAGCTACATCATGGTACAGTTGCAGTTGATAGTGCAGGTGAAGGGCAAGGAACAACTTTTACGGTAACGCTACCTGTGTTAGAAAAAGTCCCAGGTGCAGCATTAGAATCTTTACCCTCGCTTTCCTAA